Proteins from a single region of Undibacterium sp. KW1:
- a CDS encoding peptide ABC transporter ATP-binding protein, producing the protein MQNTTTTPVLLEAKNLAKHYAVSQGFLKPKALAKALDGVSFQLTAGKTLAVVGESGCGKSTLARQVTMIETPSSGELWMGGKNIAHADKLTLKQVRPLVQMVFQNPYASLNPRKKVGAMLEEPLIINTHLPSAEREEKARAMMAKVGLRPEHYGRYPHMFSGGQRQRIAIARALMLDPEVIVADEPVSALDVSIQAQVLNLLMDLQQQNGVAYLFISHNLSVVEHIADDVLVMYLGKTVEHGDKQNIFKRPLHPYTRALLASTPRIDPAQRQQKMMLDGELPSPLAPPPGCAFNNRCPHANERCRQEIPVLRPFDNTLVACHRVEEIT; encoded by the coding sequence ATGCAAAATACCACGACTACCCCTGTTTTACTGGAAGCAAAGAACCTGGCCAAGCATTACGCTGTGTCGCAAGGTTTTCTCAAACCCAAAGCGCTGGCAAAAGCACTGGATGGCGTCTCATTCCAGCTGACTGCTGGCAAAACCCTGGCGGTGGTGGGCGAATCAGGTTGTGGCAAATCTACCCTCGCCCGCCAGGTCACCATGATAGAAACGCCTAGCAGCGGCGAGTTGTGGATGGGCGGAAAGAATATTGCCCACGCTGACAAGCTCACACTCAAGCAAGTGCGCCCGCTGGTGCAGATGGTGTTCCAGAATCCTTATGCCAGCCTGAACCCGCGCAAAAAAGTCGGGGCCATGCTGGAAGAACCCTTGATCATCAACACTCACCTGCCATCTGCCGAGCGTGAAGAAAAAGCGCGTGCCATGATGGCAAAAGTAGGTTTGCGGCCTGAACATTATGGGCGTTATCCCCATATGTTTTCGGGTGGACAGAGGCAGCGGATCGCTATCGCCCGGGCACTGATGCTCGATCCTGAAGTCATCGTCGCCGATGAGCCAGTCTCTGCCCTCGACGTGTCCATACAGGCACAGGTCCTGAACTTGTTAATGGATTTACAACAGCAGAATGGTGTCGCCTATCTGTTCATCTCCCACAATCTGTCAGTGGTTGAGCATATTGCTGACGATGTGCTGGTCATGTATCTTGGGAAAACCGTTGAGCATGGCGACAAGCAAAACATATTCAAACGCCCTCTGCACCCTTATACCCGGGCATTGCTTGCATCAACACCTCGTATTGACCCCGCGCAACGCCAGCAGAAGATGATGCTGGATGGCGAATTGCCGTCCCCGCTGGCGCCACCACCCGGATGTGCCTTTAATAATCGCTGTCCACACGCCAATGAAAGATGCCGTCAAGAAATCCCAGTACTGCGTCCGTTTGACAACACCTTGGTCGCCTGCCACAGAGTGGAAGAAATTACCTGA